AATGATAGGAACAACTGCTGCAATGGTTTCAACATTATTCACCACCGTCGGACAATCCCACAACCCTTTTACCGCAGGGAAAGGAGGCTTAATTCTTGGATTACCTCTTTTACCTTCCAATGATTCAATCAACGCCGTTTCCTCACCGCAGATATAAGCACCTGCACCACGTTGAACATAAATTTCACAATCAAATCCGCTACCTAAAATATTTTTACCGAGCCAGCCATTTTGCTTTGCTTCTGCAATGGCTTGTTCTAAAATATCAGGAATCCATGCATATTCACCACGTATATATATGTAACTAACGTTACTGCCTAACGCAAAAGCGGAAACAATCATTCCTTCAATCAACAAATGAGGAATGAACTCCATTAAATATCTATCCTTGAATGTGCCTGGTTCGCTTTCATCTGCATTTACTACCAAATAACGAGGTACACCTTCGGGCTTTGCCAAAAAGCTCCACTTCATTCCTGTAGGAAAACCAGCACCACCGCGCCCACGCAAGCCGCTTTTCTTTACTTCTTCCGTAACTGCATCAGGAGATAATGTCTTCAATGCTTTTTCCACGCTTCTATAACCACCTTCACGGCGATACACATCGTATAACCGGATGTTTTCTACATGAGCTTTTTCTAATAATAATTTTCTTGCCATTTATAATTAGTATCAAACTAAATTAATCAATCTAAACTTACCGCCTGCCTTCCGAACAATTTCCAATTGTTATCTTCTTTTATCCAAACCAGCATCATCGTAAAATTTAAAGAAACGATGGTGCCGTCTTTTTTATTTTCTTTTGCTTTATAGAGATAACGTACAATGGCGGTATTTCCTTCAATCAAAACTTTTATGCTTGCAATAGAGGTATCTGTATAAACTGATTGGTTGTGCGCAATTCCGTCTATCGCTTCTTTTCTCGTTTGCAGTTTACCATGCGAATGTCCGTATGTTGCTGTTGCCGCAAACAGGCTTTCCAGGGTCAAACTATCCTTTGTTCCAAAAACAGTATTGCTCAACAAATAGGTTTTATCAATGAGTGTCTTTTCATCTTTCGTTTGTGCGTTAGCGATAGTAACACTCAATAATAATATGCAAGCAAGAATCTTTTTCATTTATTAATTATTTGAAGCAGCATTTGCCCTGCACTCTTCAATAATGCTATCTACTTTTTCTTTCGTCAAATGTTCACGGAAGAACTTTCCCAACTGCATCATCGGTGCATAACCACAAGCTCCTAAACATTCAACTGTTTTCAATGTAAACATTCCATCGGCCGTTGTTTCCCCCACACCGATGTTTAGTTTTTCTTTTATGTAATCGATAATATTATCACTGCCACGCAACATGCAAGGACCCGTTTGGCAAACTTCGAACATATATTTACCAACGGGCTTTAAATTATACATGCTGTAAAAGGTAGCCACTTCGTACACTTCGATCGGTTCAATGCTTAATAAAGTCGCCACATAATCCATCACCGGAACATCCAGCCAGCCGCCAAACTCCTGTTGCGCCAAATGCAATACAGGAAGCAAGGCACTTTTTTGCTTGCCTTGCGGATAACGGGCAATGATCTCGCTAACCTTATTTAATCCTTCTTTTGAAAATTCAACACTCATAAATTATGCATCTAATTCTCCAGCAATTAAATTCAAACTACTCATTGTGATAACCGCATCGCTCAACATTCCG
The Ferruginibacter albus DNA segment above includes these coding regions:
- a CDS encoding nuclear transport factor 2 family protein, with product MKKILACILLLSVTIANAQTKDEKTLIDKTYLLSNTVFGTKDSLTLESLFAATATYGHSHGKLQTRKEAIDGIAHNQSVYTDTSIASIKVLIEGNTAIVRYLYKAKENKKDGTIVSLNFTMMLVWIKEDNNWKLFGRQAVSLD
- a CDS encoding NADH-quinone oxidoreductase subunit NuoE family protein, coding for MSVEFSKEGLNKVSEIIARYPQGKQKSALLPVLHLAQQEFGGWLDVPVMDYVATLLSIEPIEVYEVATFYSMYNLKPVGKYMFEVCQTGPCMLRGSDNIIDYIKEKLNIGVGETTADGMFTLKTVECLGACGYAPMMQLGKFFREHLTKEKVDSIIEECRANAASNN